CCGCCTAGTTGTACTGCTCGGAGACGTTGGTGCAGCGGTCGATCGGTGGCTGGTTCCCGAGGGCGGTGTGAGGCCGGTGGTGGTTGTAGTGGTGGAGCCATGCT
Above is a window of Motilibacter peucedani DNA encoding:
- a CDS encoding integrase core domain-containing protein, with product AWLHHYNHHRPHTALGNQPPIDRCTNVSEQYN